The Streptomyces sp. NBC_00224 genome contains the following window.
GCAGCTCCAGCTCCCGGGCGAGCGCGAGGGCGCGGGGCGTACGGGACTTGAGCAGGTAGACGTCGGCGACGCGGTCCGGGGGCGCCGAAGCCGGGTCCACCGCCTCCACCGTGTGCTCGCGGCCGAGCAGGGCGGTGGTGGCGGCGAGGAGCGGATGGCCGGGCTCCGGGGTGATCAGCCCGATCCTCATACCGCCGCCCCCGGCTGCTGCTCCGGGATGCGGGCGGCGGGGAAGGCGTCCGGGCCGCTCCCCCGGCCCGTGCGGGCCAGTTCGAGCACGGCGCGCGCCACCCGTTCCGCCGCCTGGGGGACCTGACGGAAGCTCGGGAAGTCGTTCACGTCGACCACCACCGGCCCGTCGGGACCGAGCAGCACGTCCACCCCGTACAGGTCCAGGCCGTAGACCGCGCCGACCTGCGCGACGGTCGCGGCCACCTCGGCGGACAGCGCCACCTGCCGCTCGCGCACGGCGTGGTCGGGGTGGAGCGGGGAGCAGCGCTCGGTGGCGTACAGCTCGCCGCCCACGCAGTACACCTTGAGGTCCACGCCCGAATTGGGCACATACGGCTGGGCCACCAGCATGCCCTGGCCCGCCAGTTGCCCGGTCATCGCGGCGAGCCGGTCCGGCGAGGGCACCAGGCACACACCGCGCCCGGCGCTGCCGTCGGCGGGCTTGACCACCAGCGGGAACTCGGATTCGGGTATCTCCGCGAGGAGCTCGGGGACGGCCGCCGCGTACGTCGTCGGCATCGGCAGGCCCCGGCTGCGGCCGATGGCCGCCGCGAGCGCCTTGTCCCGTACGCCCCGTATCGACCGGGCGTCGTTGACCGTGGTCAGGCCGACCGCCGCGGCGGCCTCAAGGAGCGTGAGGCCCGGGCCGCCGGACACCGTCTTGAGCACCCAGGCGTCATGGCTGCCCGCGCTGACCGCCTCGGACATCCGCAGCAGGGAGCCGCCGGGGCGCAGCACATCCACTCGATGACCCCAGTCGACGAGTTGGCGGATCACCTCCACCGGCATGCCGTCGTGGCGGTAGTGCTCCTCCACCAGAAAGCAGAGCCTCATCGACCTTCCCCTGTAACCCCCCGGACGTCCGCCGATCTGTCCGGCGAGCTGTGACGACACAGGATGTCATGAACGGCCGGGAACCTCGCTCCCCGCCCCGGGACCGGTTCCTGCGCAGGTCAGCGCGGTCGCCGACGAAATGGGACTTACCCTTCACACGGATGTGAGGGTTCGGTCGCACTCTGGGCGATGCCCTGGACGGCGCTGGCGCTCGTAATCAGTGCTGTGCTGGTGGTTTGGAATTCACACACCCATG
Protein-coding sequences here:
- a CDS encoding RimK family alpha-L-glutamate ligase; the protein is MRLCFLVEEHYRHDGMPVEVIRQLVDWGHRVDVLRPGGSLLRMSEAVSAGSHDAWVLKTVSGGPGLTLLEAAAAVGLTTVNDARSIRGVRDKALAAAIGRSRGLPMPTTYAAAVPELLAEIPESEFPLVVKPADGSAGRGVCLVPSPDRLAAMTGQLAGQGMLVAQPYVPNSGVDLKVYCVGGELYATERCSPLHPDHAVRERQVALSAEVAATVAQVGAVYGLDLYGVDVLLGPDGPVVVDVNDFPSFRQVPQAAERVARAVLELARTGRGSGPDAFPAARIPEQQPGAAV